A DNA window from Calditrichota bacterium contains the following coding sequences:
- a CDS encoding patatin-like phospholipase family protein — MAKKPVVALVLGGGGARGMAHIGVLKILEEAQIPIDLIVGTSAGSLVGAMYATSQNVVTLIRRFEEFLQSKTYNHTGMPKFLQKKPAENFFGQVATYLEERIVINLAYSRTGLLERRRLREAVDFLVDPVSIRETKIPYAAVAVDLISAKELIFTEGNLQTAVEASSSLPGFLPPLKQNSHVLVDGAVLHTVPVIPAKKLGADFIIAVNVSQSLDNEPELDNVIDILFRSNSITSYRYSRMQMKEADLIIRPDVGDVHWSNFSRFNELIEKGEEVARKAVPVIRQKMQKKFQFGYRWFRGKRETIWIDNKGVRVYQVED, encoded by the coding sequence ATGGCAAAAAAACCGGTTGTCGCGTTGGTACTCGGCGGTGGCGGAGCCCGCGGCATGGCGCACATCGGCGTGTTAAAGATTCTTGAAGAGGCTCAGATTCCAATTGATCTGATTGTGGGAACGAGTGCCGGTTCACTGGTGGGAGCCATGTACGCAACATCCCAAAATGTTGTGACGCTTATTCGCCGCTTCGAAGAATTCTTACAGAGTAAAACGTACAATCATACGGGCATGCCAAAATTCCTTCAAAAAAAACCCGCTGAAAATTTTTTTGGTCAGGTTGCCACCTACCTGGAGGAACGAATTGTCATTAATCTGGCTTACAGCCGGACGGGTTTGCTTGAACGGCGCCGCCTTCGGGAAGCGGTTGATTTTTTGGTCGATCCGGTGAGTATCCGCGAAACCAAAATTCCTTATGCCGCCGTTGCGGTCGACCTTATTTCGGCAAAAGAACTCATATTTACAGAGGGAAACCTCCAAACGGCTGTTGAGGCGAGTTCCTCGCTGCCGGGATTTTTGCCTCCCCTCAAACAAAATTCCCATGTTCTGGTAGATGGCGCGGTTCTTCACACGGTTCCGGTTATTCCGGCCAAAAAATTGGGGGCTGATTTTATTATTGCCGTCAACGTAAGCCAATCTTTAGACAATGAACCGGAGCTGGATAACGTCATTGATATTCTTTTTCGATCAAATTCAATTACATCGTATCGCTACAGTCGGATGCAAATGAAAGAGGCGGATCTTATTATTCGGCCTGATGTGGGGGATGTCCACTGGTCGAATTTTTCCCGGTTCAATGAGTTGATCGAGAAGGGGGAGGAGGTGGCCCGCAAAGCCGTTCCCGTTATTCGCCAAAAAATGCAAAAGAAATTCCAGTTTGGTTACCGATGGTTTCGGGGAAAAAGGGAAACCATCTGGATTGATAATAAGGGTGTTCGTGTTTATCAGGTGGAGGATTAA
- a CDS encoding PTS sugar transporter subunit IIA produces MEISGMLSPDMIFLDIPGKTKEEVIRELVNRITEKKAVLKNPDQFYEEVLERERLGSTGIGEGVAIPHARTDNVGKMIVVFARTRDAIDFNSDDKRPVRLLFMIAVPVRGLKSYLTTLAKISRIVRQEKVRRMLLEASSPEDVIRVIQMAEKEISS; encoded by the coding sequence GTGGAAATCTCAGGAATGCTTTCCCCGGATATGATTTTTCTGGATATTCCCGGAAAAACCAAAGAAGAGGTGATCCGTGAACTGGTTAACCGGATTACAGAAAAAAAAGCAGTCTTAAAAAATCCCGATCAGTTTTATGAAGAAGTGTTGGAGCGCGAACGATTAGGAAGTACCGGAATCGGAGAGGGAGTGGCTATTCCGCATGCCAGAACAGACAATGTGGGGAAGATGATTGTTGTTTTTGCCCGAACAAGAGACGCCATTGATTTTAATTCCGATGACAAGCGTCCGGTACGGCTGCTTTTTATGATCGCCGTTCCGGTCAGGGGATTGAAATCGTACCTGACCACGTTAGCCAAAATCTCACGCATTGTCCGGCAGGAGAAGGTGCGGCGTATGTTATTGGAAGCATCCTCTCCGGAGGATGTGATCCGTGTCATTCAAATGGCGGAAAAGGAAATTTCAAGTTAA
- a CDS encoding ECF transporter S component — MTWGALFITLGILLPILFHLFGLGPVFLPMFIPILTAGFLMPPASAIFIGVSTPILSFLITHMPPVIILPLMIIEGLFLGGIPAVFYGKLKWNFWLVLLAALIFDRILLGMMVLLLAPVFHLPSRLSSIYMVVQGFPGILLNLFVVSVFVKLLKFTDAGRL, encoded by the coding sequence TTGACCTGGGGGGCGCTTTTTATTACATTGGGAATCCTTCTGCCGATTCTTTTTCATCTTTTTGGCTTGGGTCCCGTTTTTTTGCCGATGTTCATCCCCATTCTGACGGCTGGTTTTTTGATGCCTCCGGCCAGTGCCATTTTTATTGGGGTCAGCACACCCATCCTGTCTTTTCTCATCACGCACATGCCGCCTGTAATTATCCTTCCGCTCATGATCATTGAGGGACTTTTTCTGGGAGGCATCCCGGCCGTTTTTTATGGAAAATTAAAGTGGAATTTCTGGCTCGTTCTTTTAGCAGCCCTGATCTTTGACCGGATTTTGTTGGGAATGATGGTCCTTTTACTGGCGCCGGTTTTTCATTTGCCTTCTCGACTTTCGTCCATTTACATGGTCGTGCAGGGCTTTCCCGGCATTTTGCTCAATCTGTTTGTGGTTTCTGTTTTTGTGAAGCTGCTGAAATTCACCGATGCGGGCAGGCTTTAG